A DNA window from Pseudorasbora parva isolate DD20220531a chromosome 5, ASM2467924v1, whole genome shotgun sequence contains the following coding sequences:
- the vgll3 gene encoding transcription cofactor vestigial-like protein 3 isoform X4 translates to MSCLDVMYHQSYGAHHYLPATSAAAAAAAYKAAYYHHHHHHQQQQQQQQKFGAYSRMQDSEEFPSHCGQNKQPGALKPRPEPELPREEEQSAGEEERCKEAQAEYLSARCVVFTYFRGDIGDVVDEHFSRALSQPRAFSNDAKNGRLQSGGSWKEGNSQSEGQCGSLSSSLWGSGYPSQTSPCVPSSHPDFPHSAAFHPADTGIWSTHSLSQTGLAPPSALTDSWHYGLGAQSGAGYPHVHEMYPHMHPRHPHPHSHAHRVLHHAHSPALDPRFSPLLLPGVRASCSPTSYTDGIKTELEPSSIPAPNWPVSFHGSVDIYDTAPEQDKAKASVWF, encoded by the exons ATGAGCTGTTTGGATGTTATGTATCATCAGAGTTATGGAGCTCATCACTACTTGCCTGCGACATCAGCAGCGGCGGCAGCGGCAGCCTACAAAGCGGCGTActaccaccaccaccatcaccaccagcagcagcagcagcagcagcag AAGTTCGGTGCCTACAGCAGGATGCAGGATTCGGAGGAGTTTCCCTCTCACTGTGGCCAGAACAAGCAGCCTGGAGCGCTGAAGCCCCGTCCCGAGCCTGAGCTTCCACGAGAGGAGGAGCAGAGCGCTGGGGAAGAGGAGCGCTGCAAGGAGGCGCAGGCCGAGTACTTGAGTGCCAGGTGTGTGGTGTTCACCTATTTCCGTGGAGACATCGGGGATGTGGTGGACGAACATTTCTCACGTGCCTTGAGCCAGCCCAGAGCCTTCAGCAATGATGCTAAAAACGGGAGACTTCAATCTGGAGGATCGTGGAAAG AAGGAAACTCCCAGTCTGAGGGTCAGTGTGGCTCTTTATCGTCATCCCTGTGGGGTAGTGGTTACCCATCCCAAACCAGCCCATGTGTCCCCTCCTCTCACCCTGACTTCCCCCACAGCgctgccttccaccctgcagacaCCGGCATCTGGAGCACCCACAGCCTCTCGCAGACCGGCCTGGCCCCTCCTTCTGCCCTCACTGACTCATGGCACTATGGCCTGGGAGCCCAGAGTGGAGCAGGATACCCCCACGTACACGAGATGTACCCTCACATGCATCCCCGCCACCCACATCCGCATTCCCACGCCCACCGCGTGCTCCATCACGCTCACAGCCCTGCTCTGGACCCCCGCTTCAGCCCCCTTCTGCTACCTGGTGTAAGGGCGTCATGCAGCCCCACGTCATACACGGATGGGATCAAAACAGAGCTGGAACCGAGTAGCATCCCAGCACCTAACTGGCCCGTTTCTTTCCACGGGTCAGTGGACATCTATGATACAG CGCCAGAGCAAGACAAAGCGAAGGCCAGTGTTTGGTTCTGA
- the vgll3 gene encoding transcription cofactor vestigial-like protein 3 isoform X1, giving the protein MSCLDVMYHQSYGAHHYLPATSAAAAAAAYKAAYYHHHHHHQQQQQQQQQKKFGAYSRMQDSEEFPSHCGQNKQPGALKPRPEPELPREEEQSAGEEERCKEAQAEYLSARCVVFTYFRGDIGDVVDEHFSRALSQPRAFSNDAKNGRLQSGGSWKEGNSQSEGQCGSLSSSLWGSGYPSQTSPCVPSSHPDFPHSAAFHPADTGIWSTHSLSQTGLAPPSALTDSWHYGLGAQSGAGYPHVHEMYPHMHPRHPHPHSHAHRVLHHAHSPALDPRFSPLLLPGVRASCSPTSYTDGIKTELEPSSIPAPNWPVSFHGSVDIYDTAPEQDKAKASVWF; this is encoded by the exons ATGAGCTGTTTGGATGTTATGTATCATCAGAGTTATGGAGCTCATCACTACTTGCCTGCGACATCAGCAGCGGCGGCAGCGGCAGCCTACAAAGCGGCGTActaccaccaccaccatcaccaccagcagcagcagcagcagcagcag CAGAAGAAGTTCGGTGCCTACAGCAGGATGCAGGATTCGGAGGAGTTTCCCTCTCACTGTGGCCAGAACAAGCAGCCTGGAGCGCTGAAGCCCCGTCCCGAGCCTGAGCTTCCACGAGAGGAGGAGCAGAGCGCTGGGGAAGAGGAGCGCTGCAAGGAGGCGCAGGCCGAGTACTTGAGTGCCAGGTGTGTGGTGTTCACCTATTTCCGTGGAGACATCGGGGATGTGGTGGACGAACATTTCTCACGTGCCTTGAGCCAGCCCAGAGCCTTCAGCAATGATGCTAAAAACGGGAGACTTCAATCTGGAGGATCGTGGAAAG AAGGAAACTCCCAGTCTGAGGGTCAGTGTGGCTCTTTATCGTCATCCCTGTGGGGTAGTGGTTACCCATCCCAAACCAGCCCATGTGTCCCCTCCTCTCACCCTGACTTCCCCCACAGCgctgccttccaccctgcagacaCCGGCATCTGGAGCACCCACAGCCTCTCGCAGACCGGCCTGGCCCCTCCTTCTGCCCTCACTGACTCATGGCACTATGGCCTGGGAGCCCAGAGTGGAGCAGGATACCCCCACGTACACGAGATGTACCCTCACATGCATCCCCGCCACCCACATCCGCATTCCCACGCCCACCGCGTGCTCCATCACGCTCACAGCCCTGCTCTGGACCCCCGCTTCAGCCCCCTTCTGCTACCTGGTGTAAGGGCGTCATGCAGCCCCACGTCATACACGGATGGGATCAAAACAGAGCTGGAACCGAGTAGCATCCCAGCACCTAACTGGCCCGTTTCTTTCCACGGGTCAGTGGACATCTATGATACAG CGCCAGAGCAAGACAAAGCGAAGGCCAGTGTTTGGTTCTGA
- the vgll3 gene encoding transcription cofactor vestigial-like protein 3 isoform X2, translating into MSCLDVMYHQSYGAHHYLPATSAAAAAAAYKAAYYHHHHHHQQQQQQQQKKFGAYSRMQDSEEFPSHCGQNKQPGALKPRPEPELPREEEQSAGEEERCKEAQAEYLSARCVVFTYFRGDIGDVVDEHFSRALSQPRAFSNDAKNGRLQSGGSWKEGNSQSEGQCGSLSSSLWGSGYPSQTSPCVPSSHPDFPHSAAFHPADTGIWSTHSLSQTGLAPPSALTDSWHYGLGAQSGAGYPHVHEMYPHMHPRHPHPHSHAHRVLHHAHSPALDPRFSPLLLPGVRASCSPTSYTDGIKTELEPSSIPAPNWPVSFHGSVDIYDTAPEQDKAKASVWF; encoded by the exons ATGAGCTGTTTGGATGTTATGTATCATCAGAGTTATGGAGCTCATCACTACTTGCCTGCGACATCAGCAGCGGCGGCAGCGGCAGCCTACAAAGCGGCGTActaccaccaccaccatcaccaccagcagcagcagcagcagcagcag AAGAAGTTCGGTGCCTACAGCAGGATGCAGGATTCGGAGGAGTTTCCCTCTCACTGTGGCCAGAACAAGCAGCCTGGAGCGCTGAAGCCCCGTCCCGAGCCTGAGCTTCCACGAGAGGAGGAGCAGAGCGCTGGGGAAGAGGAGCGCTGCAAGGAGGCGCAGGCCGAGTACTTGAGTGCCAGGTGTGTGGTGTTCACCTATTTCCGTGGAGACATCGGGGATGTGGTGGACGAACATTTCTCACGTGCCTTGAGCCAGCCCAGAGCCTTCAGCAATGATGCTAAAAACGGGAGACTTCAATCTGGAGGATCGTGGAAAG AAGGAAACTCCCAGTCTGAGGGTCAGTGTGGCTCTTTATCGTCATCCCTGTGGGGTAGTGGTTACCCATCCCAAACCAGCCCATGTGTCCCCTCCTCTCACCCTGACTTCCCCCACAGCgctgccttccaccctgcagacaCCGGCATCTGGAGCACCCACAGCCTCTCGCAGACCGGCCTGGCCCCTCCTTCTGCCCTCACTGACTCATGGCACTATGGCCTGGGAGCCCAGAGTGGAGCAGGATACCCCCACGTACACGAGATGTACCCTCACATGCATCCCCGCCACCCACATCCGCATTCCCACGCCCACCGCGTGCTCCATCACGCTCACAGCCCTGCTCTGGACCCCCGCTTCAGCCCCCTTCTGCTACCTGGTGTAAGGGCGTCATGCAGCCCCACGTCATACACGGATGGGATCAAAACAGAGCTGGAACCGAGTAGCATCCCAGCACCTAACTGGCCCGTTTCTTTCCACGGGTCAGTGGACATCTATGATACAG CGCCAGAGCAAGACAAAGCGAAGGCCAGTGTTTGGTTCTGA
- the vgll3 gene encoding transcription cofactor vestigial-like protein 3 isoform X3, with protein MSCLDVMYHQSYGAHHYLPATSAAAAAAAYKAAYYHHHHHHQQQQQQQQQKKFGAYSRMQDSEEFPSHCGQNKQPGALKPRPEPELPREEEQSAGEEERCKEAQAEYLSARCVVFTYFRGDIGDVVDEHFSRALSQPRAFSNDAKNGRLQSGGSWKGNSQSEGQCGSLSSSLWGSGYPSQTSPCVPSSHPDFPHSAAFHPADTGIWSTHSLSQTGLAPPSALTDSWHYGLGAQSGAGYPHVHEMYPHMHPRHPHPHSHAHRVLHHAHSPALDPRFSPLLLPGVRASCSPTSYTDGIKTELEPSSIPAPNWPVSFHGSVDIYDTAPEQDKAKASVWF; from the exons ATGAGCTGTTTGGATGTTATGTATCATCAGAGTTATGGAGCTCATCACTACTTGCCTGCGACATCAGCAGCGGCGGCAGCGGCAGCCTACAAAGCGGCGTActaccaccaccaccatcaccaccagcagcagcagcagcagcagcag CAGAAGAAGTTCGGTGCCTACAGCAGGATGCAGGATTCGGAGGAGTTTCCCTCTCACTGTGGCCAGAACAAGCAGCCTGGAGCGCTGAAGCCCCGTCCCGAGCCTGAGCTTCCACGAGAGGAGGAGCAGAGCGCTGGGGAAGAGGAGCGCTGCAAGGAGGCGCAGGCCGAGTACTTGAGTGCCAGGTGTGTGGTGTTCACCTATTTCCGTGGAGACATCGGGGATGTGGTGGACGAACATTTCTCACGTGCCTTGAGCCAGCCCAGAGCCTTCAGCAATGATGCTAAAAACGGGAGACTTCAATCTGGAGGATCGTGGAAAG GAAACTCCCAGTCTGAGGGTCAGTGTGGCTCTTTATCGTCATCCCTGTGGGGTAGTGGTTACCCATCCCAAACCAGCCCATGTGTCCCCTCCTCTCACCCTGACTTCCCCCACAGCgctgccttccaccctgcagacaCCGGCATCTGGAGCACCCACAGCCTCTCGCAGACCGGCCTGGCCCCTCCTTCTGCCCTCACTGACTCATGGCACTATGGCCTGGGAGCCCAGAGTGGAGCAGGATACCCCCACGTACACGAGATGTACCCTCACATGCATCCCCGCCACCCACATCCGCATTCCCACGCCCACCGCGTGCTCCATCACGCTCACAGCCCTGCTCTGGACCCCCGCTTCAGCCCCCTTCTGCTACCTGGTGTAAGGGCGTCATGCAGCCCCACGTCATACACGGATGGGATCAAAACAGAGCTGGAACCGAGTAGCATCCCAGCACCTAACTGGCCCGTTTCTTTCCACGGGTCAGTGGACATCTATGATACAG CGCCAGAGCAAGACAAAGCGAAGGCCAGTGTTTGGTTCTGA